The Pantoea nemavictus genome includes a region encoding these proteins:
- a CDS encoding glucan biosynthesis protein D: MNRRKFMKASMALSAVSGMTGLSTLFAQSAWADEGIADGTAVRFDFDSLKKKASALAKQPWGGAPGPLPDTLANLTPQAYNEIQYDANHSLWNNIADRELDVQFFHVGMGFKRRIRMFSVDADSREAREIHFRPELFNYHNANVDTKQLVGKTDLGFAGFRAFKKPELARRDIVSFLGASYFRAVDETFQYGLSARGVAVNTFSNGKEEFPDFTAFWFETPKADDTTFVVYALLDGASITGAYKFTIHCEEKRVVMDVENHLFARNEIRQLGIAPMTSMFSCGTNERRMCNTYHPQIHDSDRLAMWTGEGEWIARPLNNPQRLQFNAYQDENPRGFGLLQLDHDFKNYQDVIGWYDKRPSLWVEPIGKWGKGAINVMEIPTTGETLDNIVCFWQPSEPVKAGSEFNFQYKLYWSQLPPVRSGLARVDATRTGIGGFPEGWAPGEHFPDTWCRRFAIDFVGGDLKAAAPKGIEPVITVSDGTFKQVEILYVEPLNGYRILFDWYPNSDSTKPVDMRLFLRTKDETLSETWLYQYFPPPPDQRKYVDDRQMTPG; this comes from the coding sequence ATGAATCGTAGAAAATTTATGAAAGCGTCCATGGCCCTCTCCGCCGTTAGCGGCATGACGGGCCTCTCCACGCTGTTTGCACAATCCGCCTGGGCCGATGAGGGTATCGCCGACGGTACCGCAGTTCGCTTCGATTTCGATTCCCTGAAAAAGAAAGCCTCCGCTTTGGCAAAACAGCCCTGGGGCGGCGCACCCGGCCCCCTGCCCGACACGCTGGCCAATCTGACTCCTCAGGCCTATAACGAAATTCAGTACGACGCCAATCACTCATTGTGGAACAACATCGCCGATCGCGAGCTTGATGTGCAGTTCTTCCACGTGGGGATGGGTTTCAAACGCCGCATCCGCATGTTCTCGGTGGATGCTGACAGCCGTGAAGCGCGCGAGATTCACTTCCGCCCGGAGCTGTTCAACTATCACAATGCCAACGTTGATACCAAACAGCTGGTCGGTAAAACCGATCTCGGCTTCGCCGGTTTCCGTGCGTTCAAAAAGCCAGAGCTGGCACGTCGCGATATCGTCTCGTTCCTGGGCGCCAGCTATTTCCGTGCGGTAGATGAGACGTTCCAGTACGGCTTGTCGGCACGCGGCGTGGCGGTCAACACCTTCAGCAACGGCAAAGAGGAGTTCCCGGACTTCACTGCCTTCTGGTTCGAAACGCCAAAAGCCGATGACACCACATTTGTCGTGTATGCGCTGCTGGACGGCGCCAGCATCACCGGTGCCTACAAGTTCACCATTCACTGCGAAGAGAAACGCGTGGTAATGGATGTAGAAAACCACCTGTTTGCCCGTAATGAAATCCGCCAGCTCGGCATCGCGCCAATGACCAGCATGTTCAGCTGCGGCACCAATGAGCGCCGCATGTGCAACACTTACCATCCGCAAATTCACGACTCCGATCGTTTGGCGATGTGGACCGGTGAAGGTGAATGGATTGCGCGCCCGCTCAATAACCCGCAGCGCTTGCAGTTCAACGCCTATCAAGACGAGAACCCGCGTGGATTCGGCCTGCTGCAGCTCGATCATGACTTCAAGAATTATCAGGATGTGATTGGCTGGTACGACAAACGTCCAAGTCTGTGGGTGGAACCGATTGGCAAATGGGGCAAAGGCGCCATTAATGTGATGGAGATTCCTACCACCGGTGAAACGCTGGATAACATCGTCTGCTTCTGGCAGCCGTCAGAACCGGTGAAAGCCGGCAGCGAGTTCAACTTCCAGTACAAACTCTACTGGAGCCAGTTGCCGCCAGTGCGCAGTGGTTTAGCACGTGTCGATGCAACACGCACCGGAATTGGTGGCTTCCCGGAAGGTTGGGCGCCTGGCGAACACTTCCCGGATACGTGGTGCCGTCGCTTTGCCATTGATTTTGTCGGTGGCGATCTGAAAGCCGCTGCACCGAAAGGCATTGAGCCGGTGATTACCGTTTCTGACGGCACCTTCAAGCAGGTGGAGATTCTCTACGTCGAGCCGCTGAACGGTTACCGCATCCTGTTTGACTGGTATCCAAACAGCGATTCAACTAAACCGGTTGATATGCGCCTGTTCCTGCGTACTAAAGATGAGACGCTGAGTGAAACCTGGCTTTATCAGTACTTCCCGCCACCGCCGGATCAACGTAAGTATGTTGACGACCGGCAGATGACGCCGGGCTGA
- a CDS encoding nicotinamide mononucleotide deamidase-related protein YfaY has product MIRVEMLSTGDEVLHGQIVDTNAAWLADVLFQHGLPMTSRSTVGDAMTSLIEALQSRSQIADVLIVNGGLGPTSDDLSAQAAATASGSELVIQQAWLEKMEAWFASRGRVMAPSNRKQAEIPANAEMLDNPVGTACGFALQLNRCWIFFTPGVPSEFKVMVEQEIIPRLKARFALPEPPLCLRLTTFGRGESDIAAELEPLPLPEGVVMGYRSSMPIIEIKLTGPADQRVAMEQVWQQVKLLLAECTIFEGTEGLPALLARELQDRGFRLALSEQFTAGLLHWQLAAADVALSKAEILPAQDEDLESQVARTRDWAQQQGCALALSVGNLEEGEVSIALHTPEASWGQRVKFMHGRHNAETRQKVVAMMAMNMLRRWLHGSEVSTGHGWIDVLETVKR; this is encoded by the coding sequence GTGATACGTGTAGAAATGCTCTCAACGGGCGATGAAGTGTTACATGGGCAAATAGTTGATACCAACGCCGCATGGTTAGCCGATGTGCTGTTCCAGCACGGATTACCGATGACCAGCCGCAGCACCGTCGGTGATGCGATGACGTCGCTGATCGAAGCGCTGCAAAGCCGCAGCCAGATTGCCGACGTGCTGATTGTCAATGGCGGTTTAGGGCCGACCAGCGACGATCTCAGCGCACAGGCCGCCGCCACCGCCAGCGGTAGTGAATTAGTGATTCAACAAGCCTGGCTGGAGAAAATGGAAGCCTGGTTTGCCAGTCGCGGACGCGTTATGGCGCCGAGCAATCGCAAGCAGGCAGAAATTCCGGCAAATGCTGAGATGCTGGATAACCCGGTCGGCACCGCATGTGGCTTTGCATTGCAGCTCAATCGCTGCTGGATTTTCTTCACGCCGGGTGTACCGTCGGAATTTAAGGTGATGGTCGAGCAGGAGATCATTCCGCGTCTCAAAGCGCGCTTTGCGTTGCCTGAGCCGCCGCTGTGTTTACGCCTCACCACTTTTGGGCGCGGAGAAAGTGACATTGCCGCCGAGCTCGAGCCATTACCGCTGCCGGAAGGTGTGGTGATGGGGTATCGCTCATCAATGCCGATTATCGAGATCAAACTCACCGGGCCAGCCGATCAGCGCGTGGCGATGGAGCAGGTGTGGCAGCAGGTAAAACTGTTGCTGGCTGAATGCACTATCTTTGAGGGCACCGAAGGTTTGCCGGCGCTGCTGGCGCGCGAACTGCAGGATCGTGGCTTCCGTCTGGCGCTGAGCGAGCAGTTCACCGCAGGTTTACTTCACTGGCAATTGGCGGCCGCGGACGTAGCGCTCAGCAAGGCGGAGATCCTGCCAGCTCAGGATGAAGATCTGGAATCGCAAGTTGCGCGCACACGTGATTGGGCGCAGCAACAGGGTTGCGCGCTGGCGTTATCTGTCGGAAATCTGGAAGAGGGTGAAGTGTCAATCGCACTGCACACGCCGGAAGCGAGCTGGGGCCAACGCGTCAAGTTCATGCATGGTCGTCATAACGCAGAGACGCGACAAAAAGTGGTGGCGATGATGGCGATGAATATGCTGCGTCGCTGGCTGCACGGCAGCGAAGTCAGCACCGGACACGGCTGGATTGATGTGCTGGAAACAGTGAAACGTTGA
- the gyrA gene encoding DNA topoisomerase (ATP-hydrolyzing) subunit A: MSDLAREITPVNIEEELKNSYLDYAMSVIVGRALPDVRDGLKPVHRRVLFAMSELGNDWNKPYKKSARVVGDVIGKYHPHGDSAVYESIVRMAQPFSLRYMLVDGQGNFGSVDGDSAAAMRYTEVRMAKISSELLADLEKETVDFVPNYDGTEQIPEVLPTKIPNLLVNGSSGIAVGMATNIPPHNLTEVINGCLAFIEDEDITVEGLMEHITGPDFPTAAFINGRRGIEEAYRTGRGKIYIRARGEVETDAKTGRETIIVHELPYQVNKARLIEKIAELVKEKRVEGISALRDESDKDGMRVVIEIKRDAVGEVVLNNLYSLTQLQVSFGINMVALHQGQPKIMTLKGIIEAFVRHRREVVTRRTIFELRKARDRAHILEGLAIALANIDPIIELIRRAPTPAEAKLGLLAQSWDLGNVAAMLERAGNDAARPEWLEAEFGIRDGQYYLTEQQAQAILDLRLQKLTGLEHEKLLDEYKELLDQIAELLYILQSAERLMEVIREELELMRDQFGDARRTEITANSADINIEDLINQEDVVVTLSHQGYVKYQPLTDYEAQRRGGKGKSAARIKEEDFIDRLLVANTHDTILCFSSRGRLYWMKVYQLPEASRGARGRPIVNLLPLEANERITAILPVREYTEGFNIFMATASGTVKKTALQEFSRPRSAGIIAINLREDDELIGVALTNGSDEAMLFSAAGKVVRFAETAVRAMGRSASGVRGIKLSANDKVVSLIVPREEGAILTVTQNGYGKRTANSEYPTKSRATQGVISIKVTERNGPVIGAVQVVDGDQIMMITDAGTLVRTRVSEVSVVGRNTQGVILIRTAEDENVVGLQRVAEPVEEEELDAIDGSVAEGEEDIAPEVDSDDEAPEADDEE, encoded by the coding sequence ATGAGCGACCTTGCGAGAGAAATTACACCGGTCAATATCGAAGAAGAGTTAAAAAACTCCTACCTCGATTACGCCATGTCGGTCATTGTTGGCCGAGCCTTACCCGATGTGCGTGATGGTCTGAAGCCGGTACACCGCCGTGTGCTTTTTGCCATGAGCGAACTGGGTAACGACTGGAATAAACCCTATAAAAAATCCGCCCGTGTGGTCGGTGACGTCATCGGTAAATATCACCCGCACGGCGATTCCGCGGTATACGAAAGTATTGTACGTATGGCCCAGCCGTTCTCCCTGCGCTACATGCTGGTTGACGGTCAGGGTAACTTTGGTTCGGTCGACGGCGACTCCGCTGCAGCGATGCGTTATACCGAAGTGCGTATGGCGAAGATCTCCTCGGAGCTGCTGGCTGACCTGGAAAAGGAAACCGTCGATTTCGTGCCGAACTATGACGGCACCGAGCAGATTCCTGAAGTCCTGCCAACCAAAATTCCTAACCTGCTGGTAAACGGTTCTTCCGGTATCGCGGTAGGTATGGCGACCAACATTCCGCCTCACAACCTCACGGAAGTGATCAACGGCTGTCTGGCTTTCATCGAAGATGAAGACATCACCGTTGAAGGCTTAATGGAGCACATCACCGGGCCAGACTTCCCGACGGCGGCGTTTATCAATGGTCGTCGCGGCATCGAAGAGGCTTATCGCACCGGGCGCGGCAAGATTTACATCCGCGCACGTGGCGAAGTAGAAACCGATGCCAAGACCGGCCGTGAAACCATCATCGTTCACGAACTGCCGTATCAGGTGAATAAAGCGCGCCTGATCGAGAAGATTGCTGAGCTGGTGAAAGAGAAGCGTGTTGAAGGCATCAGCGCATTGCGTGATGAATCTGACAAAGACGGCATGCGTGTTGTCATTGAGATCAAACGCGATGCGGTCGGTGAAGTGGTTCTCAACAACCTCTACTCACTGACGCAGCTGCAGGTCTCTTTCGGTATCAACATGGTGGCGCTGCATCAGGGCCAGCCGAAGATCATGACGCTGAAGGGCATCATTGAAGCCTTCGTGCGCCATCGTCGTGAAGTCGTGACGCGCCGTACCATTTTCGAACTGCGCAAAGCGCGCGATCGTGCCCACATCCTTGAAGGCCTGGCAATTGCGCTGGCGAACATCGATCCGATTATCGAACTGATTCGTCGTGCTCCAACGCCTGCGGAAGCGAAACTGGGCCTTCTGGCACAGTCGTGGGATCTCGGTAACGTTGCCGCCATGCTGGAACGTGCCGGTAACGATGCCGCGCGTCCGGAGTGGCTGGAAGCCGAGTTTGGTATCCGCGATGGTCAATATTATCTGACCGAGCAGCAAGCCCAGGCGATTCTGGATCTGCGCCTGCAGAAACTGACCGGCCTGGAGCACGAAAAACTGCTCGACGAGTACAAAGAGCTGCTGGATCAGATCGCTGAGCTGCTTTACATCCTGCAGAGCGCTGAGCGCCTGATGGAAGTGATCCGTGAAGAGCTGGAGCTGATGCGCGATCAATTCGGCGACGCACGTCGTACTGAAATCACCGCTAATAGCGCCGATATCAACATCGAAGACCTGATTAATCAGGAAGATGTGGTGGTAACGCTGTCGCATCAGGGTTATGTCAAATATCAACCGTTGACCGACTACGAAGCCCAGCGCCGCGGTGGCAAAGGCAAATCAGCCGCACGTATTAAAGAAGAAGACTTTATCGATCGTCTGCTGGTGGCCAACACCCACGACACCATTCTGTGCTTCTCAAGCCGTGGCCGTCTCTACTGGATGAAAGTCTATCAGCTGCCGGAAGCCAGCCGTGGTGCGCGCGGTCGCCCAATCGTCAACCTGTTGCCGCTGGAAGCCAACGAACGTATCACCGCCATCCTGCCGGTGCGTGAATACACGGAAGGCTTCAACATCTTCATGGCAACCGCTAGCGGTACCGTGAAGAAAACGGCGCTGCAGGAGTTCAGCCGTCCGCGTAGCGCGGGCATCATCGCCATCAACCTGCGTGAGGATGATGAGCTGATTGGTGTGGCATTAACCAACGGTAGCGACGAAGCGATGCTGTTCTCTGCCGCCGGTAAAGTGGTGCGCTTCGCTGAAACTGCAGTACGTGCGATGGGCCGTTCGGCCTCTGGCGTACGCGGTATCAAGCTCTCCGCCAACGACAAAGTGGTGTCGCTGATTGTGCCACGTGAAGAGGGCGCGATCCTCACCGTGACGCAGAACGGTTACGGTAAACGTACCGCCAACAGCGAGTATCCAACCAAGTCGCGTGCGACGCAGGGCGTCATCTCGATTAAAGTCACCGAACGTAACGGCCCGGTTATCGGCGCGGTACAGGTGGTGGACGGCGATCAGATTATGATGATCACCGATGCCGGTACGCTGGTGCGTACCCGCGTGTCGGAAGTCAGCGTGGTTGGCCGTAACACCCAAGGCGTGATTCTGATCCGTACCGCGGAAGATGAAAACGTTGTGGGTCTGCAACGTGTTGCTGAGCCGGTGGAAGAGGAAGAACTCGACGCCATCGACGGCAGCGTAGCGGAAGGCGAAGAAGATATCGCGCCGGAAGTGGACAGCGATGACGAAGCGCCGGAAGCGGACGACGAAGAGTAA
- the elaB gene encoding stress response protein ElaB — protein MSSSDQFETRLDDDLALLTETLEEVLRASGDPADQKYIELKLKAEQALEDVKSRVSQASDSYYYRAKNAAYRADDYVHEKPWQGIGIGAAAGLFVGLLLARR, from the coding sequence GTGTCATCATCAGACCAATTTGAAACCCGCCTTGACGACGATCTGGCGCTGCTAACCGAAACGCTGGAAGAAGTATTACGCGCTTCGGGTGACCCGGCCGATCAGAAATACATCGAACTGAAACTCAAAGCTGAACAAGCGCTGGAAGACGTGAAATCACGCGTTAGCCAGGCGTCAGACAGCTATTACTATCGTGCCAAAAATGCGGCCTATCGCGCCGATGATTATGTGCATGAAAAACCGTGGCAGGGGATTGGCATCGGTGCCGCCGCTGGCCTGTTTGTCGGTTTACTGCTGGCACGACGCTAA
- the nrdA gene encoding class 1a ribonucleoside-diphosphate reductase subunit alpha, with the protein MNQSLLVTKRDGRQERIDLDKIHRVLDWAAEGLNNVSVSQVELRSHIQFYDGIRTSDIHETIIKAAADLISRDAPDYQYLAARLAIFHLRKKAYGQFEPPKLYDQVVKMVEMGKYDRHLLEDYSTEEFEQMDEFIDHWRDMNFSYAAVKQLEGKYLVQNRVSGEIYESAQFLYILVAACLFSGYPRETRMDYVKRFYDAISTFKISLPTPIMSGVRTPTRQFSSCVLIECGDSLDSINATSSAIVKYVSQRAGIGINAGRIRALGSPIRGGEAFHTGCIPFYKHFQTAVKSCSQGGVRGGAATLFYPMWHLEVESLLVLKNNRGVEGNRVRHMDYGVQINKLMYTRLLKGEDITLFSPSDVPGLYDAFFADQDEFERLYTKYEKDDSIRKQRVKAVELFSLMMQERASTGRIYIQNVDHCNTHSPFDPSIAPVRQSNLCLEIALPTKPLNDVNDESGEIALCTLSAFNLGAINSLDDLEELATLAVRALDALLDYQDYPIPAAQRGAMGRRTLGIGVINYAYYLAKNGVRYSDGSANNLTHKTFEAIQYYLLKASNELAKEQGACPWFKETTYSQGILPIDTYKKDLDVVCNEPLHLDWEGLRESITTHGLRNSTLSALMPSETSSQISNATNGIEPPRGHISIKASKDGILRQVVPEYERLKDQYELLWEMPSNDGYLQLVGVMQKFIDQAISSNTNYDPSRFANGKVPMKQLLKDLLTAYKFGVKTLYYQNTRDGAEDAQDDLAPSIQDDGCESGACKI; encoded by the coding sequence ATGAACCAAAGTCTGCTCGTTACTAAACGCGATGGCCGCCAGGAGCGCATTGATCTCGACAAAATTCACCGTGTACTGGATTGGGCAGCCGAAGGGCTGAACAACGTTTCAGTTTCACAGGTTGAACTGCGCTCACACATTCAGTTCTACGATGGCATCAGAACCTCTGATATTCATGAGACCATCATCAAGGCTGCCGCAGACCTGATCTCCCGTGATGCGCCAGATTACCAGTACCTGGCCGCGCGTCTGGCTATCTTCCACCTGCGTAAAAAAGCTTACGGCCAGTTTGAACCGCCGAAGCTGTACGATCAGGTGGTGAAGATGGTTGAGATGGGCAAATATGACCGTCATCTGCTGGAAGATTACAGCACCGAAGAGTTCGAGCAGATGGACGAGTTCATCGACCATTGGCGCGACATGAATTTCTCCTACGCCGCGGTTAAGCAGCTGGAAGGGAAATATCTGGTGCAGAACCGCGTCAGCGGTGAAATCTACGAAAGCGCCCAGTTCCTCTACATTCTGGTGGCGGCTTGCCTGTTCTCGGGCTACCCGCGCGAAACCCGTATGGATTACGTGAAGCGCTTCTATGATGCGATCTCGACGTTCAAGATCTCGTTGCCGACGCCGATCATGTCCGGCGTGCGCACCCCAACCCGTCAGTTCAGCTCTTGCGTGCTGATCGAGTGCGGCGATAGCCTTGACTCTATCAATGCCACCTCCAGCGCCATTGTGAAATACGTTTCACAGCGCGCCGGTATCGGCATCAACGCTGGCCGCATCCGTGCGCTGGGTAGCCCAATCCGCGGCGGCGAAGCGTTCCACACCGGCTGTATTCCGTTCTATAAGCATTTCCAGACTGCAGTGAAGTCCTGCTCGCAGGGCGGCGTGCGTGGCGGTGCCGCTACGCTGTTCTACCCAATGTGGCATCTGGAAGTGGAAAGCCTGCTGGTGCTGAAAAACAACCGTGGCGTTGAAGGCAACCGCGTGCGTCACATGGATTACGGCGTACAGATCAACAAGCTGATGTACACCCGCTTGCTGAAAGGCGAAGACATCACCCTGTTCAGCCCGTCTGACGTGCCTGGCCTGTACGACGCGTTCTTCGCCGATCAGGACGAGTTCGAGCGTCTGTACACCAAATATGAGAAAGACGACAGCATCCGCAAGCAGCGCGTGAAAGCGGTTGAGTTGTTCTCACTGATGATGCAGGAACGTGCTTCAACTGGCCGTATCTACATTCAGAACGTCGATCACTGCAACACCCACAGCCCGTTTGATCCGAGCATCGCGCCGGTTCGTCAGTCGAACCTGTGCCTGGAAATCGCGCTGCCGACCAAACCGCTCAACGATGTAAATGACGAAAGCGGCGAAATCGCCTTGTGTACGCTGTCGGCCTTCAACCTGGGCGCGATTAACAGCCTAGACGATCTGGAAGAGCTGGCGACCCTCGCAGTGCGTGCCCTTGATGCGCTGCTGGATTATCAGGATTACCCCATCCCGGCAGCCCAACGCGGCGCCATGGGCCGTCGTACGCTGGGCATCGGCGTGATCAACTACGCCTACTACCTGGCGAAAAACGGCGTGCGTTATTCTGATGGCAGCGCCAACAATCTGACGCACAAAACCTTCGAAGCGATTCAGTATTACCTGCTGAAAGCCTCGAACGAACTGGCGAAAGAGCAAGGTGCTTGCCCGTGGTTCAAAGAGACCACTTATTCGCAGGGCATTCTGCCAATCGATACCTATAAAAAGGATCTCGATGTGGTGTGCAACGAGCCGCTGCATCTGGATTGGGAAGGTCTGCGTGAGTCGATCACCACGCACGGGCTGCGCAACTCTACGCTCTCTGCGCTGATGCCATCCGAAACCTCTTCACAGATTTCGAACGCGACTAACGGTATCGAACCACCGCGCGGACACATCAGCATCAAAGCATCAAAAGACGGCATTCTGCGTCAGGTGGTGCCAGAGTATGAGCGTCTGAAAGATCAGTACGAACTGCTGTGGGAAATGCCGTCCAACGACGGTTATCTGCAGCTGGTTGGCGTGATGCAGAAGTTTATCGATCAGGCAATTTCGTCGAATACCAACTACGACCCGAGCCGTTTTGCCAATGGCAAAGTGCCGATGAAACAGTTGCTGAAAGATCTGCTGACCGCCTACAAATTTGGCGTGAAAACCCTGTACTACCAAAACACCCGTGATGGTGCGGAAGATGCACAGGACGATCTGGCCCCTTCCATTCAGGATGATGGCTGCGAAAGCGGCGCATGTAAGATCTAA
- a CDS encoding GNAT family N-acetyltransferase: MEMLWLDCHHSELTAKQLYTLLALRNHVFIVEQNCPYQDIDGQDLAADNRHILGFLDGKLLAYARVLTPALESAPVLIGRVIVSEEARGLKLGYRLMEKALESCEKNWPQRAIYLSAQAHLEGFYGRLGFKAVTDVYMEDDIPHIGMQKA, translated from the coding sequence ATGGAAATGCTTTGGCTTGATTGCCATCACAGTGAACTGACGGCAAAACAACTCTATACCCTGTTGGCGCTGCGCAATCACGTCTTCATCGTGGAGCAAAACTGCCCCTATCAGGATATTGATGGACAGGATTTGGCTGCCGATAACCGCCATATTCTCGGATTTCTCGACGGCAAACTGCTGGCCTATGCGCGCGTACTGACGCCAGCGTTAGAGTCTGCGCCTGTGCTGATAGGACGCGTCATCGTCTCTGAAGAGGCTCGCGGTTTAAAGCTGGGATACCGTTTGATGGAGAAGGCGCTGGAGAGCTGCGAAAAGAATTGGCCACAGCGCGCGATTTATCTCTCAGCGCAGGCGCATCTGGAAGGTTTTTACGGTCGGTTGGGCTTTAAAGCGGTTACTGACGTATACATGGAAGATGATATTCCGCACATCGGCATGCAGAAAGCATAA
- the nrdB gene encoding class Ia ribonucleoside-diphosphate reductase subunit beta translates to MAYTTFSQNKNDQLKEPMFFGQSVNVARFDQQKYDIFEKLIEKQLSFFWRPEEVDVSRDRIDYQALPEHEKHIFISNLKYQTLLDSIQGRSPNVALLPLISIPELETWIETWAFSETIHSRSYTHIIRNIVNDPAVVFDDIVTNEQILARAEDISKYYDDLIEMTSYWHLLGEGTHQVNGKTVTVNLRDLKKQLYICLMSVNALEAIRFYVSFACSFAFAERELMEGNAKIIKLIARDEALHLTGTQHMLNLLRTGEDDPEMKAIAAECRDECYDLFKKAAEQEKEWAEYLFSGGSMIGLNKDILCQYIEYITNIRMQAVGLDLPFQTRSNPIPWINSWLVSDNVQVAPQEVEVSSYLVGQIDSEVGEDDFDGFQL, encoded by the coding sequence ATGGCTTACACCACATTCTCGCAGAACAAAAATGACCAGCTAAAAGAGCCGATGTTCTTTGGCCAGTCCGTCAACGTTGCCCGTTTCGATCAGCAGAAATATGACATCTTTGAAAAGCTGATTGAGAAGCAGCTCTCCTTCTTCTGGCGTCCGGAAGAAGTCGACGTGTCGCGCGATCGTATCGATTACCAGGCGCTGCCAGAGCATGAAAAGCACATCTTTATCAGCAACCTGAAGTATCAAACGCTGCTAGATTCGATTCAGGGACGTAGCCCGAACGTGGCGCTGCTGCCGCTGATTTCCATCCCTGAGCTGGAAACCTGGATTGAAACCTGGGCGTTCTCCGAGACCATTCACTCGCGCTCTTACACCCACATCATCCGTAATATCGTGAACGATCCGGCGGTGGTGTTTGACGATATCGTCACCAATGAACAGATTCTGGCGCGCGCGGAAGATATCTCGAAGTACTACGATGACCTGATCGAGATGACCAGCTACTGGCATCTGCTGGGCGAAGGCACGCATCAGGTGAACGGTAAAACCGTCACCGTTAATCTGCGCGATCTGAAAAAACAGCTCTATATCTGCCTGATGAGTGTCAATGCGCTGGAAGCGATTCGCTTCTATGTGAGCTTCGCCTGTTCATTTGCTTTCGCCGAGCGTGAGCTGATGGAAGGTAACGCCAAAATCATTAAGCTGATTGCTCGCGACGAAGCGCTGCACCTGACTGGCACCCAGCATATGTTGAACCTGCTGCGTACCGGTGAAGATGATCCAGAGATGAAAGCGATTGCCGCCGAGTGCCGCGACGAATGTTACGACCTGTTCAAGAAAGCAGCCGAGCAGGAAAAAGAGTGGGCAGAGTATCTGTTCAGCGGCGGTTCGATGATCGGCCTGAATAAAGATATTCTTTGCCAGTACATCGAGTACATCACTAACATCCGTATGCAGGCCGTTGGCCTGGACCTGCCGTTCCAGACGCGTTCGAACCCCATTCCATGGATCAATTCATGGCTGGTATCGGACAACGTGCAGGTTGCACCGCAGGAAGTCGAAGTGAGCTCGTATTTGGTCGGTCAGATTGATTCTGAAGTAGGCGAAGACGATTTCGACGGTTTCCAGCTGTAA
- the yfaE gene encoding class I ribonucleotide reductase maintenance protein YfaE, with amino-acid sequence MSRSVVILRSSGSRLECAEDHPNLLATLEANNLCVEFQCREGYCGSCRLRLLKGEVDYAETPLAFVQQGEILPCCCRAKGEIEIEF; translated from the coding sequence ATGAGTCGTTCTGTTGTTATTCTGCGCAGCTCCGGCTCCCGGCTGGAGTGCGCAGAAGATCACCCTAATCTGCTGGCCACGCTGGAAGCGAATAATCTTTGCGTGGAGTTTCAGTGTCGTGAAGGCTATTGCGGTTCTTGCCGCCTGCGCTTGCTGAAAGGCGAAGTGGATTATGCGGAGACCCCGTTGGCGTTTGTGCAGCAAGGCGAGATTTTGCCGTGCTGCTGTCGCGCTAAAGGGGAGATTGAGATCGAGTTTTGA
- the ubiG gene encoding bifunctional 2-polyprenyl-6-hydroxyphenol methylase/3-demethylubiquinol 3-O-methyltransferase UbiG yields MSEQPQESRQNVDHAEIAKFEAVASRWWDLEGEFKPLHRINPLRLGWIAQHSHGLFGKKVLDVGCGGGILAESMAREGAEVTGLDMGAEPLEVARLHALESGVSVNYVQQTVEDHATSHAGQYDVVTCMEMLEHVPDPRSVVLACAQLVKPGGEVFFSTINRNPKAWLLAVFGAEYVLRMVPRGTHDVKKFIRPAELLNWVDETPLRERNMIGLHYNPLTNQFRLGRGVDVNYMIHTHRQD; encoded by the coding sequence ATGAGTGAACAACCGCAGGAAAGCCGCCAGAACGTGGACCACGCCGAGATTGCTAAGTTTGAGGCCGTGGCATCCCGCTGGTGGGATTTAGAAGGTGAATTTAAGCCGTTGCACCGTATCAATCCCCTGCGGCTTGGCTGGATTGCGCAGCACAGCCATGGCCTGTTTGGTAAGAAAGTGCTGGATGTCGGCTGCGGCGGCGGCATTCTGGCTGAAAGCATGGCGCGCGAAGGGGCTGAGGTAACCGGCCTGGATATGGGTGCGGAGCCGCTGGAAGTGGCGCGTTTGCACGCGCTGGAGAGCGGCGTTAGCGTCAATTACGTGCAGCAAACCGTGGAAGACCACGCCACAAGTCACGCCGGTCAATATGATGTGGTGACCTGCATGGAGATGCTGGAGCACGTACCGGATCCGCGTTCCGTGGTATTAGCCTGCGCGCAACTGGTAAAACCGGGTGGTGAAGTGTTCTTCTCCACCATTAACCGTAATCCCAAAGCCTGGCTGCTGGCGGTTTTTGGCGCCGAATACGTGCTGCGCATGGTGCCGCGCGGCACCCATGACGTGAAGAAGTTTATCCGCCCTGCTGAATTGCTGAACTGGGTGGATGAGACGCCACTGCGTGAGAGAAATATGATTGGCCTGCACTACAACCCACTTACCAACCAGTTCCGACTCGGTCGTGGCGTTGATGTAAATTACATGATTCATACCCACCGTCAGGATTAA